The Streptomyces sp. RKND-216 genomic sequence CGGTATCGGGCTGGTCTACACCGACCTGGCGATGATGGCGGGTGTGGCCTCGGTGTGCGAGCAGTGCGAGGGCAGGCGCTTCACCCCCGAGGTGCTGGGCTACACGCTGCGCGGCCGCAACATCAGCGAGGTGCTGGGCATGTCGGTCGCCGAGGCGCACGACTTCTTCCCCTCGGGGAAGGCGCACACCATCCTGGGCCGGCTGATGGACGTGGGCCTGGGCTACCTGCACCTGGGCCAGCCGCTCACGACGCTGTCCGGCGGCGAGCGGCAGCGGGTCAAGCTCGCCATCCACATGGCGTCCGAGGCGGCGACGTACGTGCTGGACGAGCCGACGACCGGGCTGCACCTGGCCGACGTGGACCAGCTGCTGGCGTTGCTGGACCGGCTGGTCGACGCGGGGAACACGGTGGTCGTCATCGAGCACCACCAAGCGGTGATGGCACACGCGGACTGGCTCATCGACCTGGGACCGGGCGGCGGCCACGACGGCGGCGAGGTCGTCTTCACCGGCACCCCGGCGGAGCTCGTCGCACACGGCGACACCCTCACGGCCCGTCACCTGCGCAGCTACGTGGGCGCCGACGCCTGACGGGCGAGCCGGAAGCAGGGGCGGCAGGATTCGAACCTGCGGCTCGCGGGTTTGGAGTCCGCTGCTCTGACCGGGCTGAGCTACACCCCTCGGTGCGGACACCCTCGCATCCGGGACCGGGGCCGTGCCACGGATTTTGCGGCGGACCCGGCGCCGGACAACAGGGCGAGGACTGGTTGGGCGACCACGGACCTCGGGCTAGGGTCCGGGAAGGACCGGCCCCCGGACCGGCCCGCCGACCTGAGTGACGAGAGGAACGCCCAGATGCGCGCAGTGCAGGTGACCGCCCTGACCGGCCCGGACGACGTGGGCGTCACGGACGTCGAGGACCCGGGGGCAGGCGCAGGCCGGGTCGTGATCGACGTGCACGCCGCCGGAGTGACCTTCCCCGACGTGCTGCTGACCCGCGGTCAGTACCAGATCAAGCCGGACCTGCCGTTCGTGCCCGGGTCGGAGGTCGCCGGGACGGTGCGCAGCGCACCCGAGGGGTCCGGCTTCTCGCCCGGGGATCGGGTGGCGGCGTTCCCCGCCTTCGGCGGCTTCGCCGAACAGGCCGCCGTGGACCCGGCGATGGTCTTCCCCCTGCCGGACGGCATGTCGTACGCGGCGGGGGCGGGGCTGCCGATGAACTACCTGACCGTGCACTTCGGCCTGGTGCGGCGCGGACGGCTGCGGGCCGGCGAGACGGTGCTCGTGCAGGGAGCGGCGGGCGGCGTCGGCACGGCCGCGGTGCAGTTGGCGCGGGCGCTGGGCGCGCGGGTGATCGCGGTGGTGTCCTCCGACGCGAAGGCGGAGACCGCCCGCCGGGCCGGGGCGCACGAGACGGTGCCTGCCGAGGGGTTCCGTTCGGCCGTGTCGGCGCTCACGGACGGCCGCGGCGTGGACGTGGTGGTCGACCCGGTGGGCGGCGACCGGTTCACGGATTCGCTGCGCAGCCTGGCACCCGAGGGGCGGATGCTCGTCATCGGCTTCACCGGCGGCGAGATCCCGACGGTGAAGGTCAACCGGCTGCTGCTGAACAACATCGAGGTCGTGGGGGTCGGTTGGGGCGCCTTCTGGCTGCCGCGCCCGGCGTACCTGCGCGAGCAGTGGGACGACCTGATGCCGCATCTGGAGGCGGGCCGCCTCGATCCGCTGCTCGGTGCGACGTACCCGCTGGACGGCGCCGCCGAGGCCCTCCGGGAGCTGGACGAGCGCCGCGCCCGGGGCAAGCTGGTCCTCACCGTCCGCTGAGGCGCAGCCGGGCCGCTGCTCCTCCGGTCGGTCGGGCGGCGGCCCGTACGCGAAGTCCACGCCGCGCTCGGCCCGGCGGGCGGCCCCGTCGGCGGGGGTGACGTTCAGCGGCGGGCGCGGGCCAGGCGGTGCGGCTTCCGGCGCCGGCGCAGATAGGACAGCAGAGCGGCGAGCCCGGCCATGCCGGCGAGGGCCGTGGCGGCCCGTTTGGCGACGGGCATCCCGGCCAGGCGCAGCAGGTCGAGCGGTTCCTCGTCGCCCGCCGCCCCGGCGACCGCGGCCGGAGCCCCGCCGTTCGGGTGCGGCTCCCCCGCTGCGGGTACGGCCGTGCCGTGCACCGCCGCCTCGTTCCGTGGGGGCCGCGTTCCGGCGACCTCGCCGGCCAGGCAGTCCGCGAACCGCCCGATGAGCCGGTCCCCCACCTCGGCCATGACGCCGCGCCCGAACTGCGCGGGCCGCCCGGTCACCGTCAGGTCTGTCGTCACGGTCACCGTGGTGACGGCGTCGTCGCCCTCGCCCTCCTGGAGGAGGGAGCCAGTCACGGTGGCGCGTACGGTGCCCTGCCCGCGTGCCTCCTTGCCATCGGCGGCCAGCACGATCCGGCGCCGGGCCTCGTCGCGCTCCCGGAAGGCAGCCGTACCCCGGTAGGTGACCGACATGGGGCCGACCTTGACCTTGACCATGCCGTCGATCGTCTCGCCGTCGAAGCTGTTCACCGTGGCGCCGGGCATGCAGGGCGCGACCCGCTCGATGTCGAGCAGCACGCGCCACGCCTCGTCGGCCGGCACCGGAACGGTGAACTCGTGCCGCAGTTCCATCGTGTCCTCAGCTCCTCGTCTCGTGGATGGCGCCGCCGGTCTCGGTCAATGGCACGCCGCTCCCGGCCCAGCGCAGGGCGACGATCTCGGCCGCCACCGAGACGGCGACCTCCTCGGGGGTACGGGCACCCAGGTCCAGGCCGATGGGCGAGCGCAGCCGTCCCAGCGCGTCCGGCCCGAGCCCGGCGTCACGGAGCCGGGCGGTGCGGTCGTCGTGGGTGCGGCGGCTGCCCATGGCGCCGATGTAGGCGGCGGGCGCGCGCAGCGCGACGTCCAGCAGCGGCACGTCGAACTTGGGGTCGTGGGTGAGGACGCAGACGACCGTGCGGGCGTCGGTCTCGGTCCGCTCCAGGTAGCGGTGCGGCCACTCCACGACGACTTCCACGCCCTCGGGGAAGCGCCGGGGGGTGGCGAACACCGGTCGCGCGTCGCACACGGTGACCCGGTAGCCGAGGAAGACGCCGATGCGGGCGACGGCGGCGGCGAAGTCGATGGCGCCGAAGACCAGCATCCGCGGCGGCGGGGCGAAGGAATGCAGGAAGACCGCGACGTCGTCGCGGCGGCGCTCGCCTTCCGGACCGTAGTGGCGGCGGCCGGTGGCGCCCTGGGCGAGTTCGCCGCGGGCGTCGTCGGTGACGGCGGCGTCGAGTCCTTCGGCACCGAGCGTCCCCGCGGTCCGGTCGGGCCAGACGGCGAGGGCCGCGCCGCGGGGGGCGGGCCCGTCCAGGGTGGTGGCGACGGCGACCGGTTCGTGCGCGGCGACGGACGCGGCGACATCGCCGAGCGCGGGGTCGTCGGCGGCGGAGACCCGGCGCACCAGCAGCGTGATCTCACCGCCGCAGGTGAGGCCGACGGCGAACGCGTCGTCGTCGCTGTAGCCGAAGGTCTCCAGGCGTGCCTCGCCGGTCTCGACGACGTCCTTGGCGAGTTCGAAGACGGCGCCCTCGACGCAGCCGCCGGAGACAGAGCCGACCACCTCGTCGTCAGGGCCCACGGCCATCGCGGCTCCGGGCCCGCGGGGTGCGCTGCGGCTGATGTCCACGACGGTGGCCAGCCCGAACACCTCGCCGGCGGCGTACCAGCGGTGGAGGGCGGGCAGGATCTCACGCATCGACGGCTCCCCTCACGACGGCCGCGAGGTGTTCCAGAGCGGCCAGGCTGTGCCCTTCGACGAAGGCGTCGACGTGGGGCAGGGCAGCGGCCATCCCGGCGGCCAGAGGTGCGTAACCGGGCCTGGCCTTGCGGGGGTTGGCCCACACCACGCGGTGCGCGAGCCGGTGCAGGCGGCTCATCTGTGCCGCGAGCAGCGCGGGGTCGTCACGTTCCCAGCCGTCGGAGAGCACGACGACGACGGCGCCGCGTGCCGTGCCGCGCTGACCCCAGCGGTCGAGGAAGCCGCGGAGCATGCGGCCGAGCCGGGTCCCGCCGCTCCAGTCGGGCACGGCCGCTCCCACCGCCGCGAGCGCGGTGTCCGGGTCGCGGTGGCTCATCTCGCGGGTCACCCGGGTGAGGCGGGTGCCGAGGGTGAAGACCTCGGCGCGGGCCCGGCCCCGGGCGGCGCCCCGGGGGCCGGGCCGCCCGCTGTGCGAGGCGGCGTGCGCGAAGCGCAGCAACGCGTCGGCGTAGGGCGTCATCGAGCCGCTGACGTCGATGAGGAGGACGACGCGGCGCGGCGTGCGGGTTCGTGCACGGTGCCGCAGCCGGGCGGGTTCCCCGCCGGCGCGCAGCAGCTCGCGGACGGTGCGCCCGGGGTCGACGTCGCCGCGCGCGGCCGGGCGGCGACGGGGCGTGCGGCGCTGGGCGCCGGGGAGGGCGAACGCGGCGAGCAGGCGGCGCAGGGCGGCGCGTTCGGCACGGTCGAGGGCGGCGACGTCGCGGTGGCGGAGGACTTCGGCGGTGCTGGCCAGGGCCGCTGCGGGCGGCCCGGGCGCGTCGTCGGTCCCGCCGTCGGCGCGGGGTCCGGGGCCGGAGTCGTCCGCGACGCGCAGGCGGGTGGGCGGCGGCGTGCGGCGGACGGGGCCGGGCCGGTCGCCGCGCGGGGCGAAGTAGGCGGCGAAGACCCGGTCGTAGCGTTCGAGGTCGTCCTGCTCTCCGCACAGGGTGAGGCGTCCGGCCCAGTAGACGTCGCCGCGGTGCTCGGGCCGGAGGTGGGCCGCGGCGGTGAGGAAGGTCTGCACCCGGTCGGGTCCGGCGTCCACGCCCGCCGCTCGCAGGGCGCGGGCGAAGCCGACCAGCACGGCGGGGGCGTCGGCGGTGAGGGCTGCCGGTTCGCGGTGCACGGCGGTCACGCTCCCCCGGGGGCGGCGAGGACGGCGGAGAGGTCGAGGGTACGCGCCCGGTCGATGTCCTCGCGGTATTTGAGGACCGACCCGAGGGTGGTGACGGCGAGTTCGGCGTCGAGTTCGTCGGCGCCGAGGGCGTCGAGGGCTTCGGCCCAGTCGATGGTCTCGGCGACGCCGGGCGGCTTGAACAGGTCCTCCCGGCGCAGGGCCTGCACGGCGGCGGTCACCTGGGCGGAGAGGCGTGCGCTGACGCGCGGCAGGCGGCTGCGGACGATGGCGAGCTCGCGGTGGAAGCCGGGATGGTCGAACCAGTGGTACAGGCAGCGGCGTTTGAGCGCGTCGTGCACCTCGCGGGTGCGGTTGGAGGTGAGGACGACGACCGGCGGGGTCTCGGCGCGCAGCGTGCCGAGTTCGGGGACGGTGACGGCGTAGTCGGAGAGGAGTTCCAGCAGGTACGCCTCGAACTCGTCGTCGGCGCGGTCGATTTCGTCGACGAGCAGCACGGCGGGCCGGGTCTCCAGCGCCCGCAGCAGGGGGCGGGCGATGAGGAACCGGCGGGCGTACAGCTCGTTCTCCAGCCGGTCGGCGTCGGTGGCGCCGACTGCTTCGGCGGCGCGCAGGTGGAGGAGTTGGCGGGGGAAGTCCCAGTCGTAGAGGGCCTGGGAGACGTCGATGCCCTCGTAGCACTGGAGGCGGATCAGTTCGGCGTCCAAAGCGCGGGCGAGGGCTGCGGCGAGGGCCGTCTTACCGACCCCGGCGTCGCCCTCGCAGAACAGCGGACGGTGCAGCGTGAGCGCGAGGTGGCAGGCGATGGCGAGCCCTTCGTCGACGAGGTACCCGGTCTCCGCCAGCCGCGCCCGTACGCCGTCCGGCCCGCCGGGGATCGACGGTGCCGGGGCCGGGTCGGGCGGCGGGCCGTCCGGCGCGTGGGCCGGTTCCCGTGCCGCCGGGGGGCCGTCGTCAGGGGGCCGCCTCATTCCACTCCCGCTGCCGCGAGTACCGCGCGGCGGGTGAGGACGCGGGCCAGGTGGGCGCGGTACTCGGGGGTGGCGCCCAGGTCGGCGGCGGGGCTGGTGTCCTCCGCGGCCAGGTCCGCGGCCCGGGCGACGGCGTTGGGTGTGGCGTCGGCGCCGGTCAGGGCTGCCTCCGCGGCAGCCGCGCGCAGCGGGGTGGGGCCCATATTGGTCAGCCCGACCCGTGCCTCGGCGATGTGCCCGTCGTCGCGCCGGACCAGGGCGGCGACCCCGACGACGGCCCAGGCCTGGGCGGAAAGGTGGAACTTCTCGTAGTGGAAGCCCCAGCCGGCGGTCTTCGGCACCCTGATCTCGACGAGCAGTTCGTCGGGTTCGAGGACGGTCTGGAGGTAGTCGTCGAAGAAGTCGCGGGCGGGGAGGGTACGGCGGCCGCGCGGGCCGACGGCGACGAGTTCGGCGTCCATGGCGAGAGCCACCGAGGGCAGGTCCCCCGCCGGGTCGGCGTGCGCCAGGGAGCCGCCGAGGGTGCCGCGGTGCCGCACCGCCGGGTCGGCGACGGTGGCCGTGGCCTTCGCGAGCAGCGCGGCGTGCCGCCGTACCAGCGGGTCGGTCAGCACGTCGTGATGGGTGGTCATGGCGCCGATGGCGAGGTGGTCGCCCTCGTCGCGGACGCCCCGCAGGCCGGGGACCCGGCACAGGTCGACCATCAGTTCCGGGAAGGCGAGGCGCAGCCGAAGCATCGGCAGCAGGCTCTGGCCGCCCGCGAGGGCCTTCGCGTCCTCGCCGCCCTCGGCCAGGGTGGTGACGGCCTCGTCGAGGGTCTCGGGCCGTGCGTAGTCGAACGCGGCGGGGATCATGCCGTTCCTCCCTCGGTGCCGGACGCCTCAGGGGCGCCGCGGCGGGCTTCCTGGACGGCCCGCCAGACGCGTTCCGGCGTGCAGGGCATGTCGATGCCGGTCACGCCGAGCGGGCGCAGCGCGTCCACCACGGCGTTGACGACGGCGGGGGTGGAGGCGATGGTGCCCGCCTCGCCGACGCCCTTGACGCCCAGCGGGTTGGAGGTCGCCGGGGTCTCGGTGCGGTCGGTGACGAAGTCCGGGAGGTCCGGCGGGGAGGGCACCAGGTAGTCGGCGAGGGTGCCGGAGACGAGGTTGCCGTCGGTGTCGTAGACGGCCTCCTCGTACAGTGCCTGGGCGATGCCCTGGGCGAGTCCGCCGTGCACCTGCCCTTCGACGATCATCGGGTTGATCACCTTGCCGACGTCGTCGACGCACACGTAGGAGCGGATGCGGACGCGTCCGGTCTCGGTGTCGACCTCGGCGGCGCACAGGTGGGTGCCGTGCGGGTAGGAGAAGTTGTCGGGGTCGAGGACGTGTTCGGCGTTGATGGTGGGTTCCATGCCGTCGGGGAGGTCGTGGGAGGAGAAGGCCTCGAAGGCGACCTCCTGGATCGTCTTCCGCGCCTCCGGGGAGCCCCGTACGGTGAAGGCGCCGCCGGAGAACTCCAGGTCGTCCTCGTTGGCCTCCAGGAGGTGGGCGGCGACCCGCCGGGCCTTCTCGACGACCTTCCGCGCGGCGTGGTGCACGGCGACGCCGCCGACGACCAGGGAACGGGAGCCGTAGGTGTCCATGCCCTGGGGGGCGATGCGGGTGTCGCCGTGCGCGACCTCGACGTCCTCGAAGGGCACGCCGAGCACGTCGGCGGCGATCTGGCTCCAGGAGGTGACGTGGCCCTGCCCGTGCGGGCTGGTGCCGGTGACGACCTCGACCTTGCCGGTGGGCAGCATGCGGATGCTCGCCGCCTCCCAGCCGCCGGCCGCGTACCGCAGGTCGCGCAGCACCCGGCTGGGCGCCAGTCCGCACATCTCGGTGTACGTGGAGACGCCGATGCCCAGGCGCACCGGGTCGTCGCGGTCGTGGCGTTCGCGCTGCTCGTCGCGCAGGCGGCGGTAGTCGAAGAGGCCGAGGGCCTTGTCGGTGGCGGCCTCGTAGTCGCCGCTGTCGTAGGTGAGCCCGGCGACGGTGGTGTAGGGGAACTCCTCGCGGCCGATCCAGTTGCGGCGGCGCAGCTCGACGGGGTCGAGGCCGAGTTCGGCGGCGAGTTCGTCCATGATCCGTTCGATGGCGTACGTCGCCTCGGGGCGGCCGGCGCCGCGGTAGGCGTCGGTGGGGGTCTTGGTGGTGAAGACACCGGTGCAGTGGAAGGCGTAGCTGTCCATCTTGTAGATGGCGGGGTACATGAAGGCGCCGAGGATGGGGATGCCCGGGGTGACGAGCATCAGGTAGGCGCCCATGTCGGCGAGCAGGTCGACCTTGAGTCCGAGCAGCTTGCCCTCGGAGGTCGCCGCGATCTCGATGTCCTGGATCTGGTCACGGCCGTGGTGGGTGGCCTGGTAGCCCTCGGAGCGGGACTCGGTCCACTTCACGGGGCGGCCCAGGCGCCGTGCGAGGACCAGTGCGAGCGCCTCCTCCCCGTACACCTGGAGCTTGGAGCCGAATCCGCCGCCGACGTCGGGGGCGACGACGCGCAGCTTCTGCTCGGGGATTCCGGTGACCATGGCCAGCATGACGCGCAGGATGTGCGGCACCTGGGTCGCGGAGTGGACGGTGTACTCCTCCGATGCGGTCGGGGGTGTGACGACCACGGCCCGCGGCTCCATGGCGTTCGGGATGAGCCGCTGCTGTCGGAAGCGGCGCCGGACGACCACGTCGGCACGGTTGCGGGCGTCGTCGTAGTCGCCGGCGGCCAGCGGCCAGTCGAAGCAGCGGTTGGTGCCTTTTTCGGTGTGGACCAGCGGGGAACCCTCGGCGAGCGCTGCCTCCATGTCCAGGACGGGCGGCAGCGGGGTGTAGTCGACCTCGACGGCCTCCAGCGCGTCGGCCGCCTCGTAGCGGTCGCGCGCGATGACGACGGCGACCGGGTCGCCGACGTGCCGCACCTCGTCCACGGCGAGCGGCGGGTGGTCGGGCAGCACGATGTCCTCGGTGACCGGCCAGGCGCAGGGCAGCGAGCCCAGTTCGGCAGCGAGGTCCCGGCCGCTGAACGCGGCCACCACGCCGGGCATCTCCCGGGCGGGGGCGACGTCGAGGCGGTCGATGCGCGCGTGCGCCATGGGGCTGCGCAGCAGCGTCATGTGGAGCATGCCGGGGAGGGCGATGTTGTCCGTCCACGTGGTGCGGCCGGTGACCAGGCGGGCGTCCTCGCGACGCGTGCGGGCTCGGCCGACCTCGTGTTCCGGCGCCTCGGCGGGGCGTTCCTGCGTGGTCATACCGACGCCTTCTTTCCGCGTGTGTCGCTCTGCGCGGCGGTCGCAGCGGTGCCGGCCGGCGCGACGTCGCGCGAGGCGCCGTCCTCGGGCGCGGGCGGCGCCTTGCGGCGGCGCAGCTCGCCGGCTGCCGCGAGCACGGCGCGGACGATGTTCTGGTAGCCCGTGCAGCGGCACAGGTTGCCCTCGAGGGCCTGCCGGACGTCGTCGGGCGAGGGGTCGGGGTTCTCCGCGAGCAGGTCGCGTGCGGCCATGATCATGCCGGGGGTGCAGTAGCCGCACTGGAGGGCGTGCTGCCGGTGGAAGGCGTCCTGGAGCGGGTGCTGTTCGCCGGCCGACTCCAGGCCCTGGATGGTCGTCACGGTGGACCCGTCGGTCTGCACGGCGAGCACCGAGCAGCTCTTGACGCTCTCGCCGTCGACATCGACGGTGCAGGCCCCGCAGTTGCCGGTGTCGCAGCCGATGGGGGTGCCGGTCAGGCCGAGGCGGTCGCGCAGGTAGTGCACGAGCAGCAGCCGCGGC encodes the following:
- a CDS encoding NADPH:quinone oxidoreductase family protein — encoded protein: MRAVQVTALTGPDDVGVTDVEDPGAGAGRVVIDVHAAGVTFPDVLLTRGQYQIKPDLPFVPGSEVAGTVRSAPEGSGFSPGDRVAAFPAFGGFAEQAAVDPAMVFPLPDGMSYAAGAGLPMNYLTVHFGLVRRGRLRAGETVLVQGAAGGVGTAAVQLARALGARVIAVVSSDAKAETARRAGAHETVPAEGFRSAVSALTDGRGVDVVVDPVGGDRFTDSLRSLAPEGRMLVIGFTGGEIPTVKVNRLLLNNIEVVGVGWGAFWLPRPAYLREQWDDLMPHLEAGRLDPLLGATYPLDGAAEALRELDERRARGKLVLTVR
- a CDS encoding VWA domain-containing protein, with amino-acid sequence MHREPAALTADAPAVLVGFARALRAAGVDAGPDRVQTFLTAAAHLRPEHRGDVYWAGRLTLCGEQDDLERYDRVFAAYFAPRGDRPGPVRRTPPPTRLRVADDSGPGPRADGGTDDAPGPPAAALASTAEVLRHRDVAALDRAERAALRRLLAAFALPGAQRRTPRRRPAARGDVDPGRTVRELLRAGGEPARLRHRARTRTPRRVVLLIDVSGSMTPYADALLRFAHAASHSGRPGPRGAARGRARAEVFTLGTRLTRVTREMSHRDPDTALAAVGAAVPDWSGGTRLGRMLRGFLDRWGQRGTARGAVVVVLSDGWERDDPALLAAQMSRLHRLAHRVVWANPRKARPGYAPLAAGMAAALPHVDAFVEGHSLAALEHLAAVVRGAVDA
- a CDS encoding MoxR family ATPase encodes the protein MRRPPDDGPPAAREPAHAPDGPPPDPAPAPSIPGGPDGVRARLAETGYLVDEGLAIACHLALTLHRPLFCEGDAGVGKTALAAALARALDAELIRLQCYEGIDVSQALYDWDFPRQLLHLRAAEAVGATDADRLENELYARRFLIARPLLRALETRPAVLLVDEIDRADDEFEAYLLELLSDYAVTVPELGTLRAETPPVVVLTSNRTREVHDALKRRCLYHWFDHPGFHRELAIVRSRLPRVSARLSAQVTAAVQALRREDLFKPPGVAETIDWAEALDALGADELDAELAVTTLGSVLKYREDIDRARTLDLSAVLAAPGGA
- a CDS encoding xanthine dehydrogenase family protein molybdopterin-binding subunit, with the protein product MTTQERPAEAPEHEVGRARTRREDARLVTGRTTWTDNIALPGMLHMTLLRSPMAHARIDRLDVAPAREMPGVVAAFSGRDLAAELGSLPCAWPVTEDIVLPDHPPLAVDEVRHVGDPVAVVIARDRYEAADALEAVEVDYTPLPPVLDMEAALAEGSPLVHTEKGTNRCFDWPLAAGDYDDARNRADVVVRRRFRQQRLIPNAMEPRAVVVTPPTASEEYTVHSATQVPHILRVMLAMVTGIPEQKLRVVAPDVGGGFGSKLQVYGEEALALVLARRLGRPVKWTESRSEGYQATHHGRDQIQDIEIAATSEGKLLGLKVDLLADMGAYLMLVTPGIPILGAFMYPAIYKMDSYAFHCTGVFTTKTPTDAYRGAGRPEATYAIERIMDELAAELGLDPVELRRRNWIGREEFPYTTVAGLTYDSGDYEAATDKALGLFDYRRLRDEQRERHDRDDPVRLGIGVSTYTEMCGLAPSRVLRDLRYAAGGWEAASIRMLPTGKVEVVTGTSPHGQGHVTSWSQIAADVLGVPFEDVEVAHGDTRIAPQGMDTYGSRSLVVGGVAVHHAARKVVEKARRVAAHLLEANEDDLEFSGGAFTVRGSPEARKTIQEVAFEAFSSHDLPDGMEPTINAEHVLDPDNFSYPHGTHLCAAEVDTETGRVRIRSYVCVDDVGKVINPMIVEGQVHGGLAQGIAQALYEEAVYDTDGNLVSGTLADYLVPSPPDLPDFVTDRTETPATSNPLGVKGVGEAGTIASTPAVVNAVVDALRPLGVTGIDMPCTPERVWRAVQEARRGAPEASGTEGGTA
- a CDS encoding xanthine dehydrogenase family protein subunit M, giving the protein MIPAAFDYARPETLDEAVTTLAEGGEDAKALAGGQSLLPMLRLRLAFPELMVDLCRVPGLRGVRDEGDHLAIGAMTTHHDVLTDPLVRRHAALLAKATATVADPAVRHRGTLGGSLAHADPAGDLPSVALAMDAELVAVGPRGRRTLPARDFFDDYLQTVLEPDELLVEIRVPKTAGWGFHYEKFHLSAQAWAVVGVAALVRRDDGHIAEARVGLTNMGPTPLRAAAAEAALTGADATPNAVARAADLAAEDTSPAADLGATPEYRAHLARVLTRRAVLAAAGVE
- a CDS encoding SRPBCC family protein, coding for MELRHEFTVPVPADEAWRVLLDIERVAPCMPGATVNSFDGETIDGMVKVKVGPMSVTYRGTAAFRERDEARRRIVLAADGKEARGQGTVRATVTGSLLQEGEGDDAVTTVTVTTDLTVTGRPAQFGRGVMAEVGDRLIGRFADCLAGEVAGTRPPRNEAAVHGTAVPAAGEPHPNGGAPAAVAGAAGDEEPLDLLRLAGMPVAKRAATALAGMAGLAALLSYLRRRRKPHRLARARR
- a CDS encoding (2Fe-2S)-binding protein, with the protein product MNHISVKVDGTTYEDEVEPRLLLVHYLRDRLGLTGTPIGCDTGNCGACTVDVDGESVKSCSVLAVQTDGSTVTTIQGLESAGEQHPLQDAFHRQHALQCGYCTPGMIMAARDLLAENPDPSPDDVRQALEGNLCRCTGYQNIVRAVLAAAGELRRRKAPPAPEDGASRDVAPAGTAATAAQSDTRGKKASV
- a CDS encoding XdhC/CoxI family protein, translated to MREILPALHRWYAAGEVFGLATVVDISRSAPRGPGAAMAVGPDDEVVGSVSGGCVEGAVFELAKDVVETGEARLETFGYSDDDAFAVGLTCGGEITLLVRRVSAADDPALGDVAASVAAHEPVAVATTLDGPAPRGAALAVWPDRTAGTLGAEGLDAAVTDDARGELAQGATGRRHYGPEGERRRDDVAVFLHSFAPPPRMLVFGAIDFAAAVARIGVFLGYRVTVCDARPVFATPRRFPEGVEVVVEWPHRYLERTETDARTVVCVLTHDPKFDVPLLDVALRAPAAYIGAMGSRRTHDDRTARLRDAGLGPDALGRLRSPIGLDLGARTPEEVAVSVAAEIVALRWAGSGVPLTETGGAIHETRS